Part of the Motacilla alba alba isolate MOTALB_02 chromosome 20, Motacilla_alba_V1.0_pri, whole genome shotgun sequence genome, TAGAACTGCTGTTGCTGAAATGTGTATTTCTCAGACACAGAATCAGTTTAGCACACTGTTAGCTTCCAAAAACAAATCCTGTGCATGctacacagaaaaagaaatctggttGAACAAGGACAGACCTGCCAGGAGAGAAGACTCTGCAGCTGTACATTTCATTCTCTTCTGGTCCCCTGGAAAGGCACAATGTTCATAATTCTGTGGGGTCCTGTTACCAGAGCTTTTCTGCACCAAAAGAGAAACTACGGAgtttaaatcattatttttaaaaaaaattctttgggGTCATGCTgtctttttgtttcagtgtgaTGACAGAGatcttttgtttaaaatgctcCTGAATTAACACTCATCATGTCGGGGATTTATTTGGCTTTCAGTGTCATCTCTTCAACCTACCTGGACCTACTTGGTCTCACTTTTTTGGCCTCCCTGGACCCCTCCAGTGCCAAGACTTTAGCCTCCTTGGAACTCTTTAAAATCCCCTTTTCAGATTCATTGGATTTATCCAGTCTGAGCTCTTCATCCTCGGTAGAATTCTCCAGTCTCACTTCTTCATCCTCTCTGGACCTCTCGAGTCTCACATCTTCATTCTCCTCAGActtctccagcacctcctcTTCAATTTCCTTAGAGCTCTCCAGTCTCACCTCTTCAGATTCCTGGGAGCGCTCCAGTTTCTCCTCTTCAGTTTCCCTGGACCTATCGAGTCTCACTTCATCAGGCTCTCTGGATCAGTCTGGCGACAGTTCTTCAATCTCTTTAGATCTCTCAAGTGTCACCTCTCTATCCACAGATTTCTCCAGCCCTACTTCTTCACTCTCTCTAGACCTCTCCAGTCTCACTTCTTCGTCCTCCACAGATGTTTCCAGTCACACCTCCTCAGCTTCCCTGGACTTTTCCTGCACAATCCCTCCATCCTCGCCAGGTGTGTCTGAGTACAGCTCCTCCACCTCATCGGAATCTCTAGACCTCACCGATTTTAACTATTTCGTGTTTCAGCGCTCCTCTGGATTATCTTCATCGACTCCCGAGGATGTTTCCAACCTCATCTCTACACCTTTTCTGGATGTCTCCAACCTCACCTTTCAGGATGCTTCTTCCCTCAGTCCCTCAGTTTCTTTGGACATGTCTAACCTCACGTCCTCAGTTCCCCCAGACCTGTCCACGCTCACATTTCTGGATGTTGCGAATCGcgctgcagcagcttctctggatCTCTGCATCTAACCCTGCTAACCCACCCCCTTCTCTCTGCAACCTCTCTCTGTCCTTCGCAACCTCTCTCCTTTATCTGCTCTCCCCTTTCTTCTCTCGCTGAAAATTCCTACCTGAGGAAAGTTTAGGGCTTTCCAAAATGTCTCCTGGCATCTAAACTGGGCATGAAAGCAGGTCCTACAAATCTGTAACGGTGCCTTGGAACAGCTGCATAAACATTGATATTTATCCTGGAATTTTCGTAGAGCAGTTTCTGTCACTGATTGATATCCAGTCATGGCTGGTACCTCTCAAGGGTTTAGCTTTTTCAGTTCATGCTGAATTCTTATCTATCAAGACCAACAAATAGTAAGTAGAGCTAAATGTGTAAGTCGTTGCATCAAGGTATCTCCATTATGGATTTGCATCTGAGTTAATTTCACAGAACTGCAGGCAGAGGCATTTCACAGGGAGatacagagagagaagaggtgGTGGGAAACGAAGATTGTAGAGCAAAAAAACAGGTGAGAAATGGGTGAGggagaggaagcagagaagCCGTGGGGCAGGAATAGAGGGCATGCAGGTGGAAAACAATGTCCAGCTCTACTGGCATGATTTTTCTCTGCCAAGCCATCTATGGGGCATGGGCCGCCCATGAGGCTTAAAATAATCtcaatgctaattattttatttatcaaatCATCAGATGTTCCCATTAAGGAAGCATGTGCATGCTACATGCCCTTCTCAATACATGTAAATACTGCAGTTCCTTGTCTTGCATCAAATATGCTGCTTAgggggcacagaggggctgcCCAAAGTCTTTGGTGCTGTCTTGTATATTTTTGCTATCATTGTTGTGACTGGGGCTTTGAAACCaaatatatttcctttcaaTATCACTGGCACCTTTCTGTGTTGAAAGCGCAGGAACATGTTAGTCataacaagtatttttaaatttctttcatttctgcaaaTTGAAAAGCTTTGCTCCACTATGCCACGTCTGTCACAAAACTATGtttcacacaaaaataaagaagaaaacaaatgtatgaagtaagaattgttttctgcCTCGTTTACACcagttatttctttaaaattaagtaGAAACAATTCCAATATGTGTGTTTAATAAATTAACCCAAAATTCTATAGGAGCAGAGTTGTttgacagttaaaaaaatacagatcgCTGGTCCAGATCTCACTGTTGCATGCTGGAGACAGACTGACTTATCTGGGGAACAATTGTTCTTTTTGTTCTGGTGGCTCTTCCCTGACATTAATGTGTGTGTTGTTAATTGCAAAGGTTCTGGACGAAATGACATCTCTAATAAAGCTGGAAATCactctgtgctttaaaaatggtTTGACTTTGGAcgaaaggaaataaaagagaacaaGACAAAAGCGCAAGGGTTTGTTTAAGAGCTAGTATTTAATCTCCTTAAGTATTTTGTCTTAATTGTTTAAATGAACATTAGGTTAGGACCAAATTGCTTACCTATCAAACATTATTTGAATCTTATAATAGCTTTTTGCTTATTATATCTGGGAAActgactatttttttctttgtgtcgATAGCTTCTAGTTTACAATGTTGTCTTTTCTGGATGTGTTTAGAGGAAATGATTGAATTTCAGGTGTTTGCACCAACGCCCAAAGGAAACCCATGGCAAGGCACTGTGTCCCATGGGACAGACCTGCCACAGCCTGGCCACACACAGATACACTCCAAAATTAAAGCAGTCTGTTTAAAAAGCATCACCGCCTCCACATGCTTGTAAAACGGTTTTCTTTTCAATGTcttatctagaaaaaaaaacgAGTGATGGCAGAGAGGGGTAAGAACAGATTTAGGTGCAAAAGACACCCATTTAACTCGCTCGGATTCTTCGATTACAGCAGGATTTCTGAGGAAGGAGTTAATGTGTAACTAACACAAGCGCTCTCTAACCAGCCATGAGCCTCACAGAAAATGTGCCCTCTCATTATCTTCTTGAGGTAATTGACAGCTAGTGTATTTCCGGCAAATTAGCAGCACTCAACCACTGAACCGACTCCCGTGGTTTTGACAGCCAGGCAGGCCCCGGCCGGCCACAGGCGGAGTTGGGAGGCTCCCATCCCGGGAAGGGCACGCAGCTcgccgccccgctccggcccGGAGCCGCCGTGAGGAGCGGGACCCGGTGCCGCCGTGGCCCCGCCCACCGCCCCTCacggccgcggggccgcccgggCCGAGGGGAAGGGGCGGGGCGAGCCCGGGGCGCGTCAGGCGGAAAGGGCGGGAGCCGCTCCCCGGGACGGAGCCCTCTGATTGGTCGCTGGCGGAAGCGCGCGCCCGCGCGCGGCGGCGCGCGTGAGCCGTTCCCGCCCGCTGATTGGCCGGCGGGCGCGTCCCCTGCGGCGCGCGCTGACCTTGCCCCGCGGATCGCAGCCATGGTGGCGTACTGGCGACAGGCCGGGCTCAGGTacggcggcggcgccgcggggaGGGCGCGCCTGCCGGGGTCACAGCGGCGCCGGGGCAACGCGGGGTTGGGGCGGGGGAGGCGGCTTTGGGGCCGGGCCCGGGTCTCACCGCCCTCTGTCGCCCCGGCCGCAGCTACATCCGCTACTCGCAGATCTGCGCCCAGGCTGTGCGGGCCGCCATGAAGCCGCAGTACAAAGCGGAGGCGGAGAGGGCAGCGGTGGCCACGGTGAAAACGGTGAAGCCCAAAAAGGAGTGAAATGTAAGTGGGTGGGGTGGGCTGGGTGCGTGGCTGGGGCTCTCTAGCGCAGGAGTGGCGTTAGCGGCGGTCTGTGGCTGCTGAGTCCATTAATCCCCAGTATCGGGAGATAATCGGCTGCATTTCGGGCTTGGGAGTGCAGGGACCGCGGCTGCTGTGCGCGAATGTGCGCAGGTGTTTGTGACCCCATTACTGTGGGATGGGAAACAGCCTGATCTCAGTCAGGTGGGATGTACTGTCTGTCAAGCCCTGCACTGAACCGCCTGGGCTTTGGTCAGACTTGTTACGGGCTTACACAGAACAGCTGCGGCTCTGTAGTGACGCTCACAGGTTTCTCTGTGATTTTCACCTTTTGTACTTGCTAAGCCAGCAGAGAGcctctctgagctgctcctttccctgaTCAGCAAGTTCGTTGTGTGGGTTGTCTGCTCTGTGTGAGACAGATGCTGCTTGTACCTTTATTTGTGCCATTCCAATCATCACaagcagctgaaatattttctgttccgGATAGAACAGCTTCTGTTCCTGATCTGAGATTACCTTttgttatttaaacaaaaattgaataacttgtatttttaatctcttgtaggagctgctctgtggtgaATAACAGCAAATTGCAAAGCTGTAGGCGAGCTCAAGACTGCAGTGTAATGTCACCAGATGAGCTGTAGAACTTGCCTGTGTATGTAAATTGACATGCtaataaatgtaatttctgaatGTGTGGAAAGTGTAGTTCCTCTTGAAACAAAGTTTCTGTTCTGCAGAGGCATTTACTTTTCAGTTGTGTTAAAATACAAGGCTGCTTTTAGCACAGTCTGGATATTCAGTAGCaacactgtttatttttaagccaaATCTCTTTTTGGGTTTCACGCTGATATTTCGGGTACATAAATGAGTGAGAGATTTGGTTGTTGTTTAAAACTTTTCTGCCTACTTCATATAAATGATTACTTTGGAAAAAAGTCCTGGCTAAAAGCTGTATAAACAGAGAATATAGCACATAGGTTTGAAAACTGGAAGCAGGATAATCGTGCcatggatgtgctgctggagatCTAATCTCCAGGTCTGAGACACTGAGCAGCGAATCAGGAACTGGGAGAGCTGGTGTCATGTAAGAGGTGGGGAAGGAGACACAGGAATCTGGACTGTTTATCCTGCATTTCCTGCTGTGTGTGtcctcagagcagggatgaCATTGTCCCACTGCACAGGAGAATTGGCTTCAGGTTCCTTCACCGAGACTGAGCTCAAACATGAGGAGTTACTTTCTTCAGAGAACAGCAACCTTTGTTAAACCTTTTCATCGAAGAGTATAGCTAATTTAATTCAAAGTTAGTTCTTGCAAGAATAAACTATGGGGGTTTGTCTGTCAAATGTTTCAAGTATAAAACTTTCATAGAATGGTATAtaatctttatttaaaagaatattatAAATACATTAAGTAGGCAGCTGTGATggcaagaatttttttttcaccgAAGGCAAAATAAGATTTTTAGTGACTGCCATAGAATTTATATTAACAAACTACAAACCATTCTATGTAATTTTTGTTGTACTGaatgttagggaaaaaaaaatttacagtagTTAGtacctaggaaaaaaaataccacaccAAAACTCTAACACAATGTCACAACTTAGTGTGCTAATGTAACTCAACCTGTAGTTAGAGATAGAAACAAACCACACCATGATAATGAATACAAGCTCTGCAGTAATATAAGCCAGCAATGTGACAGAACAATCAGAGtacttataaaataaaaatgtgcacaTTCAGTCATTTGCCCCCTGTTGTTTCTGCAGATGTACATCAGTCTGTGGAGTGATCAAAGAGTCACTGCCTTTGGAGGCCTCAGAGATGTGCACATGTTCCTAAAACAGTAACGAGTTCACAGTCAGCAGGGACTGTGTTTACCTGAGAATAAATAAATGCCATGAGCTGACAGCACATTTTGCTATTGCTTAAGATCCTGGTCTATATACACAGGCACAGTGGCTGTATAGTACATTCAGTATCTGTGATCATGTTCTAAAAGTGAATCCATTTACAGGAAAGGCTGCTGAGAGATAACGTGTCTTCAGAGTGGATCGGTTTTGGGAGAGATTCGATCTCAACAGTTATTTAAGAcaaaaaagcagagctgccatTAATTTCAAAGCACTGTGTTGTAATATCAGATATACTTGGCCAGATGCACAGAAGTTGTTCTGAAGAAATGTGTTATTTTGGGTATGCAGATGATGCCTATTGCTTTGTCTTTAGTGAATGTGGACAGGCTCATTCAGAGAGGGTTTTGATGCTTTTTactctgcttccttttctgGCTTGGCTTCTGCTTCCACTTCTACCTCTTCAAATTCCTCCACGTCTGCAGTGGCATCCTGGTACTGCTGGTACTCGGACACGAGGTCATTGGTGTTACCTTCTGCTTCAGAAAACTCCATCTCATCCATGCCT contains:
- the LOC119710086 gene encoding uncharacterized serine-rich protein C215.13-like; amino-acid sequence: MSNIVNMSTHCVITGAFPISLTEHWVKGKVSNRLRFTFMEELKSADKELVWKHVISSTYLDLLGLTFLASLDPSSAKTLASLELFKIPFSDSLDLSSLSSSSSVEFSSLTSSSSLDLSSLTSSFSSDFSSTSSSISLELSSLTSSDSWERSSFSSSVSLDLSSLTSSGSLDQSGDSSSISLDLSSVTSLSTDFSSPTSSLSLDLSSLTSSSSTDVSSHTSSASLDFSCTIPPSSPGVSEYSSSTSSESLDLTDFNYFVFQRSSGLSSSTPEDVSNLISTPFLDVSNLTFQDASSLSPSVSLDMSNLTSSVPPDLSTLTFLDVANRAAAASLDLCI
- the ATP5F1E gene encoding ATP synthase subunit epsilon, mitochondrial, which gives rise to MVAYWRQAGLSYIRYSQICAQAVRAAMKPQYKAEAERAAVATVKTVKPKKE